Within Limisalsivibrio acetivorans, the genomic segment GACCCTCAATCAGGTTCGTGAGCTTATGCTTGGTGAGAAGAGTGTAAACCTCGGTCAATGGAGCGAGCAGGCGGCGGCACTGATAAAGCAGGGTAAACCCGCTATAAATATGGACAAGGAGATGGTTCTCACCGCCATGGGCTACCCTCCGGAGAGCATGACGGCGACTCTTGATAAGGATGCCTGGATCTACTATCGTGACAGGCTCCAGAAGACAAGGATCTATTTCAACGATGAGGGGAAGGTTACGGACATAGTCCACTAATCCCCATAGAAGACCTTTACTAATGTTAATCCATGGGCGGGTGCTGTTATGCCCGCCCTGTCTCTGTTCCTTGATGCAAAAACATCCCGTATATCCCCGGGGGTACACCCCCAAAGGGTGAAATCCACGCAGGTTCCCACAATGTTGCGAACCATCATATGGAGGAACCCGCTTCCGTTTATCTCAAGACTGAAGAACCCGTCTGAATGTTCCATCTGTAAACTGTTTATCCGCCTTACCGTATTCTCCTTCAAGCTCTGACGGACACAGAATGCGGCGAAATCGTGCTCACCCTCAAATACGGACAAAAGCTCGCCGAACAGTACATGATCCAGCGGCTTCTTTATCCACCAGAGCCTGTTCCGCTCCAATGCTGAGCCGTACTCACGGGAAAGGATGCGGTATCGGTAGGTTTTGCTGAGGGCACTCTGCTGGGCGTGGAACTCCAGAGGGGCATCTTCGGCATCCTTGATAACGACATCATCGGGTAGGAGGCTGTTAAGCCCGTACACAAGGGCCTTTCTATCCAGATACTTATCGGTAATGAAGCTGAAAACCTGCCCTTCGGCATGGACACCTGAGTCTGTTCTGCCCGAACCGATGATCTTCACAGGTGCCTTGTACATCTCGGTGAGCTTCTCCTCTATAACCTGCTGAACCGTCCGCCCCGTACTCTGCACCTGCCAGCCCGCAAAGCCCGTTCCGTCATACTCCACAACGCAACGCTTGTTATACAAGGATCACCCCCGCACAGAAAATGAGGGCAAGTCCAGCTGTATAGGCATCACTCGGGCCCATACCCGGCATACGGACAACCTCGTCAAAATTATCGAGTATCTCCTGCACGGATTCGGAGGAATAGTTCAACGCACCGTTGTAAAGCCTGCGAATCCTTTCCATGATCCCCCCCTCCCCCTTCGCCTCGCTGAGGAATCTTGGGAGGAAGCGCACGGCCACTAGCATCGATGTACTTATACCCTTTGCATCAACAAAGGGGATACGGCGGAGTATATGATAGAAGACCCCCACAAGCTCGCCTGTGGGGGTTGTGAATGTGAGCACCGAAGAGAATCCAATCAGTATCCCTATCCTGAGAGCAACCACAGCTGCATCTGCTATACTCCTCTCACCGAAGAAGTAATGGCTTATGAACGAAACGCCGAGGATCGGGATAAAAGGACGGAGTGCTCTATAATAGGAATAGGCGGGTATTTTTGATATACCAAAGGTGAGCAAAAGAAACAGAAGGGAAATAATGAGTGAAGCCTTAGTCTCAGCCCCACCTGCAAAGAGCATAACAGTAACGAGGGAGAAGAACTTAACGCCGGGGTGTGTCCTGTGAAGCAGAGAATCCCCTCCATGATAGCTTCCGAAGCTCACGCCGGTGTTTTCATAACTTACGCCGGTCAAAGGGGATTCTCCATAAATCTAGATGATTAAAGAAAAACGCCTGAAACTATGCGTCCTTCTTTTCGTCTTTTTCTTCGTCTTTATTTTCGGAACCGGAGATCTTTTTCTTATCGTCCTCTTCATCGGGTGTTATATCGATGGCGTCTTCGGCTTCCTTGGCGGATTTCTTGAAGTTGCGGATAGCTTTACCCATTCCTTCGCCGATCTGCGGGAGTTTGCCCGCACCGAAGATAACCATAGCGATGATCAAAACGATGAGAAGTTCCTGAGAACCTAATCCAAACATAGCTGCCTCCTGAGAATGTAGAAAACATTAATATACATTGTAGTTAAATTCAATACAAAACATTGCTTCGAGGGGCTTTCGCTCCTCTTATAAAGGGCAGAATCCGCCGGATTAAGCTCCTTAGTTTTTAAAGCGTCTTCGCCTCTTCTCCACCCTTTTTCTTATCTCCAGGATAACCGCAAGCAGAGCTAGAAGCGGCATCCAGAGATAGCCAAGGGTCCTGAAGGGGGTATCCGCCTGAACAACGGGAACCTGAGCATCTATGAAGCCCTTTTTCCCTATGCCCATAATATCCGCTAATCTTCCATCGGAGAGGATCACAGCGGATATGCCTGACTGCGTGGCCCGCACAACGCTTCGGTTGTACTCCGCCGCTCGCATAACATCCACAGCCAGATGCTGTATCCTGCCTGCTGAGCCGCCGAACCAGCTGTCGTTACTGAGGATAACAACCATCTCAGCACCGAGCTTAAGCTGCCGCCTCAGCTGGAAGCTGTACGCACCCTCGTAGCAGATCATCGGTGCAACCTTTATCCCGTTCACATCAAAGACCTGAACCTCACTGCCGGGGGTAAAGTCTTCACCCCCCTGAAAGAAATAATGCTCAATGGGCTTAAACATATCGCCGAGGGGGAAGTATTCGCCAAAGGGGACAAGATGCACCTTGTTGTAAACATCCCCTTTACCCTCATTGAATAGGAGTGCGCTGTTGTAGTATCTCCTCTTTCCGTCGACAACCTCGTAGCGCATCGCCCCTGTTATAACAGGAACATCATGCCCCACGGTCTTTAGGAGTATGTCGACCTCCGGATCGTTCTGAATAAAACCGGGATATGCGGTTTCCGGCAGGATTATCATATCGAAATCACCGTCCGCACTCTCCCTGAGCATTCCGCTTACCAGCGAGTATATGTTGTACTTCTCACTCCGCTCCCATTTAATATCCTGGGAGTAGCCGGGCTGTACTATCCTCACATCCGCCTTTTTCGTCTCCGCCGTCTGCTGGTTCATGTAATAGCCGTAGCCATAGACCAGTCCGGCGGTGAGGACGGCGTAGAAGAGGTACTGATATCTTCTGCCGTCGATGAATCTGTATACCAGCAGATTCACCAGAGCGATTATGAAACTCAGTCCGTATTCACCCGCAAGCCCCGCAAAGGAGAGCATGTTATATGAGCTGTACTGGGTCTGGGCAAGGGTAAGCCATGGGAAACCGGTAAACGCCCAACCCCTTATCAGCTCCGATAACGCAAGAGCCAGCGGTGGAATGAGAGCATTATGCCCCATCTTTGAGTAAGCCAAGGTAAAGAAATAATAGAAAAGTGATAAAACAAGCGCAAAAAGAAAAACTGCCAAACCGGAGAGAACCCAGGGCGCATGCCCGAACCGGCTGAGGGGTATGGTCATCCAGCTGAGGTTTGTGGCGTAGAATATTGTGCCGAACATCACAGCGGTTTTCAGAGGGCCTGCATATCCATGGTCGAGTATGTGGAAAAGGGGTATGAAGGCGAAAAAGGCCAAAAAGCCCCTGCCGTGGCCGGGAACCGCCAGAGTGAGCATAGCGGCGGAAACAGCCGCAAGGGCGAGGGCTACTATCAGTTTGCGCATAAAAGCATTCCTTTTATATTCATTATCAGGAAAGCCCCGTCTGCTCCTGTACGGAAACATCCCTGAGCCAGTCTATATTCTCCCTGTACCAGCGGATACTCCTCTCAAGCCCCTCATCCAGATCTATCTCCGGCTCCCAACCGAGAAGCTCACGAGCCTTGTTTATATCCGCTCTGGTTTCTGTCATATCGGCGGAGTGAAACTCCTTCCTGTCTATAACAGCCTGCTTGCCGAGGCTTTTCTCTATGGTTGAGATCACCTCATTCAGCTGAACAGGCCGCTTGCCGCCGCCGAGATTTATTATCTCATAGCCCACATCCTTCAATGCCGCAACGGTTCCCCGGGCGATATCCTCGACGTAGGTGAAATCCCTGCTCTGTGTTCCATCCCCGTAGAGGGTGAGGGGTGTCCCCTCGTCTATCCATTTTATGAACCGGAAGATACTCATATCCGGCCTTCCGGCCGGCCCGTATACGGTGAAGTAGCGTACCACAGAGACATCGATGCCGTAGTGGAAGTGGTAGGTATAAGCCATCACCTCCGCACCCTTCTTGCTCGCCGCATAGGGTGATATGGGGGTATTTACGGGAAGATTCTCGCTAAAGGGCATCTTCTGCCCTGCGTAGAGGGAGGAGGTCGAGGCGAGTACGAACTTCCTTATCCCGTGTTTGCGCATAAGCTCCAGCAGAACAAGGGTTCCCTGTGTGTTTGTTCGCAGGTATATGTGGGGATTCTCCAGGCTGTAGCGCACACCCGCTCTGGCGGCGAGATTAATAACCGCATCGAAGGAATGCTCGGCAAAAACACCCTCCATCGCCTCCATGTCAGCGATATCACCCTTGATGAAGGTAAAGTTCTCCCTCTCTTCAAGGTTGTTCAGGCGGTAGCTCTTGAGTCTCACATCGTAGTAGCTGTTCAGATCATCGATCCCCACAACGCTAATACCCTGCTCCAGCAGTAGTTTTGCCGTGTACCAACCTATGAAGCCCGCCGCTCCGGTAACAAGTATCTTTTTCATCTATCCTTCACCCGATTATTTAACCGCTCAGGGTTCAAGTCTTTTTCAGTACGTCCGGTTTGTCAAGGAATTTCTCCCCCGCTGTATAGGCGTAGACCTGCCCGAGGGATATTCCGCCGTCGTTGGCGGGTACACGGCTGTGGATATGCACATTAAAGCCCGCACCCCTCAGAAACTCCACACTCCTTCTCAACAGAAGCAGATTCTGGAACACACCGCCGGAGAGTACCGCATCGCAGATACCCGTTCGGGAGCGTATCTCTATGCAGAGATCGAGTATCATACGGGCAAAGCCGTTATGGAACCTCGCCGAGACCGTACCTATCGGTGTTTTCGCCTTTATATCATCGAGAAGCCCCGATATGAGGCCTCCGTGGGAGAATCCGTTTGTTTCGTAGAGTTCTGTAACCGAAGTATCCGCCGCACGCTCCAGAGCCATTGCAGCATGCCCTTCAAAATCGTTTTCATCTATCCCCAGCAGGAGTGAACCAGCCCCCTCGAAGAGCCTTCCCGCACTGGAGGTATCGATACAGTTCGTACCGCTCTTCAACATACCCTGCACAAGGGGGAGCATGTTGTTATCAATGTATTCCTCCGCTTTGTGCTCGCTGAAGCTCCGGATATACGACACCGCCATCATCCATGGCTTTTTGGCTGCTGCATCCATCCCGGGCTGGGGTGTGTAGGGGAGATGCGCCTCACGGCTTATTACACCGCCCCTGCGCAGAAAAACTTCGCCGCCCCATATATTTCCATCGCTGCCGAGCCCTGTTCCATCCAGAATAACCCCTATACAGTCGCCGGATATGCCGTTTTCCGCACAGCAGGAGTACATATGCGCCAGATGGTGCTGTACCTGTACAACCTCAGCCCCTTCGTCATGCGCAAAGCGTGTGCTGTGATAGTCGGGATGAAGATCGGTAACGAGGATATCGGGCTCCATCCCGAGAAGTCTTTTTAGCTTTATAAAGGTTTCATCGAAGAAATCACGTGTTCCCGGATTGTCCAGATCCCCTATGTACTGACTCACAAAGGCGTATTCATCCGAAGCGAGGCACACGGTGCTTTTCAGATGCGCCCCCATTCCGGCTATGCCCCTTTCCGTCTTCTCAGGAAGCATGACAGGCCACGGTGCAAAGCCTCTGGCACGGCGGATTACATAGGGCACACCATCCACACATGCGGTTACAGAATCGTCGAGACGGTTATGTATTTCCCTGTTATGATGAAGGAAATGGCTCGTATAGTGACCGAGATTCTCTTCCGCCTCATCCTCCGATGCGGCTATGGGTTCATCCCGCAGGTTTCCGCTGGTGGCTACTATATATCCGCTTGAAACCCCGTCCAGTATCAGCTCGTGCAACGGTGTATAGGGCATCATAAACCCGATGTCATCACCCATGGGGTTGATATACTCTGAGACGGATGCTCCCTCCGCCTTGAGAAGAACCACAGGCGCCTGGGGGGATTCGAAGAGACTCCGCTCACCCTCCCCCATCACCACGCCGGGCTCACGGCACATTACGGCGAAGGGCTTATCCCCACGTCTTTTCAGCTCACGGAGCCTAAGAACTGCACTGTCATTGCATGCATCACAAACAAGATGATACCCGCCAAGCCCCTTAACGGAAACTATCCCGCCGCTGTTTATAAGCTCCACGGTACACTTAAGGGCATCCTCACCTTTCAGCTCTCCCATACTTATCTCCGGGCCGCAAAGGGAACAGCAATCGGGCTGGGCATGGAAACGTCTGTCGGCCGGATCAGCATATTCCGAGGCGCAGTCGGGGCACATGGTGAATTCATCCATCACAGTATTAGGCCTGTCGTAGGGGAGGGACTTCATTATGGAATATCTGGGGCCGCAATTGGTGCAGTTTATGAAGGGATAGCGGTGGCGTCTGTCATTTGAATCGAATAGCTCCCTTCGGCAGTCGGGGCAGAGGGCACTGTCCGGCGGGATCAGGGTAAACCCTCCCCCCTGTTTCGATTCTATTATTCTGAAACCCTCGCCCGTATCCGCATCGGTTCTATCATATTCCACAAAGGAGATGTGCGCCAAAGGCGGGGCGAAGCGTTTTATATCGTTAATGAATCCTTCGGGGCTGGAGCAGTCGCATAAGATCTCAACACCGCCGCTGTGGTTGTGCACACTTCCGCTGATACCCCTCTCATGGGCGAGGCGGTATATGAACGGGCGGAAACCCACCCCCTGCACAATGCCTTTTATGCGTATTCGCCAGCTGATCATTTTCTCCAGAACATGGGTGTAAAAAGCACAAGTACCGTATAAAGCTCAAGCCTCCCCACAAGCATGGCGAAGCTGAGCACCCATTTAACATAGTCGGGATAGAAGGCGTAATTGTCCACAGGCCCCACAAGACCGAAACCGGGACCGATATTGCCCACCGTGGCAAGGGCTGTGGTAATGGAGGTTGTCAAATCCGCCCCCGATGTGGATACGATGAGCATAACCACGAGGAGCAGGAATATATACAGGTAGAAGAAGCCGGATATGGCGTAGACAATATTCTTGCGAACTGGGTATCCGCTGAGCCGGAGGATGAAAACACCCCTCGGATGGATAAGGAACTTCATCTCGTTAAGCCCCTGCTTAAGGAGCGTCACTATACGGATAACCTTAATTCCGCCACCCGTGGAGCCGGCGCATCCACCCACAAACATCAGCATGAAGAGGATCATCTGCGCGAAGATAGGCCAGTTCTCGTAGTTGTCCGTGGCATAACCCGTTGTAGTAACGAAGGAGGCCGCCTGAAATGCGGCGTAGCGGAGGGATTCGCTGTAGTCTTCGTATACTTTGCCGTAAAGGCCTATGGATATGGCTATACTTGCGGCGATGAATATCGCCAGATACGCCTTAAGCTCCGTATTCTTCCTCAGTTCGCCTAGATTACCCATCAGAAGCCTGAAATGTAGGGTGAAGTTAATCCCCGCAAGCACCATGAAGAGGGTTACCACCCAGTCGATGTAGGCGGAATCGAAGTGCTTGATGCTCAGGTTTTTGGTGGAGAATCCACCAGTTGCCACAGTTCCGAAGGCATGGGTGAGGCTCTCGTAAAGATCCATGCCGCCGAACATAAGCAGAACGGTCTCTATAACAGTGAACCCGATATATATGAGCCAGAGGTACTTCGCAGTAACGGCGATCCTCGGTGTTATCTTGTCAACGGAAGGACCGGGTGCCTCCGCCCGCATGAGCTGCATCCCTCCGATACCGAGCAGGGGAAGGATTGCAACAGCGAGAACAACGATACCCATACCCCCCAGCCAGTGGGTTAGGGAACGCCAGAAAAGAAGTGACTTGGGCATAGCCTCTATGTTCGTGAGGATCGATGCCCCCGTTGTGGAGAAGCCGGACATAGTCTCAAAGAAGGCATCCGCATAACCGGGGATCGCCCCTGAGATCCAGAATGGAAGCGCACCCACAGCGGAGGCTGTTATCCAGCTGAGGGTTACAAACATGAAGCCGTCCCTCGGAGAGAGGGTCTGTTTAACCTTTTTTCTCGTAAGGGCGAGTATTATTCCAGCCGCACCGCCGGAACCGATGGCGGCAAAGAGAAAACCTCTCATGGATAGATACTCACCGTAATAATAGGCAAGGGCTCCACACGCAAGGAGGAAGCCGTCCAGTATAAGAAGAAGGATGGCGATTATATTTAATACGGTTCGTATATGCATGGCTTAACCGGAAAACATCTCCGAAAGCTCCTGGGATGCCTCTTTACCGGAGAATGTTATGATCCTGTCCCCGTCCTCCAGCACAAAGCTCCCATCGGGGATATAGTTCTGATCACCCCTCGTCACCGCCACAATTAGCGCACCGGAGGGGAGCTTAACATCCTTGAGCGCCTTGCCGGTAAGCCCTGCGCCCTGGGGGAGGCTGAGCTCGGTAACCTCCGCCTGCCCCTCGAATATCTTGTATACGTTCAGTATGTTACCCCTTCGCATATACTTCATGATGGCGTTTACCGAACTGGATTTCGGGCTTACAGTGGAGTTCAGCCCCAGCTGGGCGGAGATGTGCATATAGTTCGACTTGTTCACAAGGGCTATCGCCTTCTTGATGCCGAGGGTTTTGCCGTAGATAGCTGTGAGGATATTAAGCTCCTCGTTGCTCGTTGTGGTTATGATAAGATCGCTTCCTGCAAGGCTCTCATCCTCAAAGACGGATTGATCGCTGATATCCCCGTTTATCACAAGAGCTTTGGGGAAGTCTGCGGCGATCTCCTTACACTTCTCATAGTCCTTATCCACGATACTGACACTTCTCCCCAGCCTGAGGAGTTTTTCAGCAACGTAGCGCCCTGTTCTGCCGCCCCCTGCTATGATAACGCTCCTGATCCGGCGTTTTGGGTTGCCTATTTTGGCAAAGACCTTTTCAAAGGTCTGGGAGGTGGCCACAACGAATACGTGGTCCCCCTCTTTAATCACTGTATCGCCATCGGGGATAGTTATCTGGTCGTTTCTGAGTATCCCCGCAACGATGAAGTCCTCCCTGAG encodes:
- the truA gene encoding tRNA pseudouridine(38-40) synthase TruA, which translates into the protein MYNKRCVVEYDGTGFAGWQVQSTGRTVQQVIEEKLTEMYKAPVKIIGSGRTDSGVHAEGQVFSFITDKYLDRKALVYGLNSLLPDDVVIKDAEDAPLEFHAQQSALSKTYRYRILSREYGSALERNRLWWIKKPLDHVLFGELLSVFEGEHDFAAFCVRQSLKENTVRRINSLQMEHSDGFFSLEINGSGFLHMMVRNIVGTCVDFTLWGCTPGDIRDVFASRNRDRAGITAPAHGLTLVKVFYGD
- a CDS encoding energy-coupling factor transporter transmembrane component T family protein; this encodes MTGVSYENTGVSFGSYHGGDSLLHRTHPGVKFFSLVTVMLFAGGAETKASLIISLLFLLLTFGISKIPAYSYYRALRPFIPILGVSFISHYFFGERSIADAAVVALRIGILIGFSSVLTFTTPTGELVGVFYHILRRIPFVDAKGISTSMLVAVRFLPRFLSEAKGEGGIMERIRRLYNGALNYSSESVQEILDNFDEVVRMPGMGPSDAYTAGLALIFCAGVILV
- a CDS encoding twin-arginine translocase TatA/TatE family subunit; translation: MFGLGSQELLIVLIIAMVIFGAGKLPQIGEGMGKAIRNFKKSAKEAEDAIDITPDEEDDKKKISGSENKDEEKDEKKDA
- the lnt gene encoding apolipoprotein N-acyltransferase translates to MRKLIVALALAAVSAAMLTLAVPGHGRGFLAFFAFIPLFHILDHGYAGPLKTAVMFGTIFYATNLSWMTIPLSRFGHAPWVLSGLAVFLFALVLSLFYYFFTLAYSKMGHNALIPPLALALSELIRGWAFTGFPWLTLAQTQYSSYNMLSFAGLAGEYGLSFIIALVNLLVYRFIDGRRYQYLFYAVLTAGLVYGYGYYMNQQTAETKKADVRIVQPGYSQDIKWERSEKYNIYSLVSGMLRESADGDFDMIILPETAYPGFIQNDPEVDILLKTVGHDVPVITGAMRYEVVDGKRRYYNSALLFNEGKGDVYNKVHLVPFGEYFPLGDMFKPIEHYFFQGGEDFTPGSEVQVFDVNGIKVAPMICYEGAYSFQLRRQLKLGAEMVVILSNDSWFGGSAGRIQHLAVDVMRAAEYNRSVVRATQSGISAVILSDGRLADIMGIGKKGFIDAQVPVVQADTPFRTLGYLWMPLLALLAVILEIRKRVEKRRRRFKN
- a CDS encoding SDR family NAD(P)-dependent oxidoreductase encodes the protein MKKILVTGAAGFIGWYTAKLLLEQGISVVGIDDLNSYYDVRLKSYRLNNLEERENFTFIKGDIADMEAMEGVFAEHSFDAVINLAARAGVRYSLENPHIYLRTNTQGTLVLLELMRKHGIRKFVLASTSSLYAGQKMPFSENLPVNTPISPYAASKKGAEVMAYTYHFHYGIDVSVVRYFTVYGPAGRPDMSIFRFIKWIDEGTPLTLYGDGTQSRDFTYVEDIARGTVAALKDVGYEIINLGGGKRPVQLNEVISTIEKSLGKQAVIDRKEFHSADMTETRADINKARELLGWEPEIDLDEGLERSIRWYRENIDWLRDVSVQEQTGLS
- the hypF gene encoding carbamoyltransferase HypF, with product MISWRIRIKGIVQGVGFRPFIYRLAHERGISGSVHNHSGGVEILCDCSSPEGFINDIKRFAPPLAHISFVEYDRTDADTGEGFRIIESKQGGGFTLIPPDSALCPDCRRELFDSNDRRHRYPFINCTNCGPRYSIMKSLPYDRPNTVMDEFTMCPDCASEYADPADRRFHAQPDCCSLCGPEISMGELKGEDALKCTVELINSGGIVSVKGLGGYHLVCDACNDSAVLRLRELKRRGDKPFAVMCREPGVVMGEGERSLFESPQAPVVLLKAEGASVSEYINPMGDDIGFMMPYTPLHELILDGVSSGYIVATSGNLRDEPIAASEDEAEENLGHYTSHFLHHNREIHNRLDDSVTACVDGVPYVIRRARGFAPWPVMLPEKTERGIAGMGAHLKSTVCLASDEYAFVSQYIGDLDNPGTRDFFDETFIKLKRLLGMEPDILVTDLHPDYHSTRFAHDEGAEVVQVQHHLAHMYSCCAENGISGDCIGVILDGTGLGSDGNIWGGEVFLRRGGVISREAHLPYTPQPGMDAAAKKPWMMAVSYIRSFSEHKAEEYIDNNMLPLVQGMLKSGTNCIDTSSAGRLFEGAGSLLLGIDENDFEGHAAMALERAADTSVTELYETNGFSHGGLISGLLDDIKAKTPIGTVSARFHNGFARMILDLCIEIRSRTGICDAVLSGGVFQNLLLLRRSVEFLRGAGFNVHIHSRVPANDGGISLGQVYAYTAGEKFLDKPDVLKKT
- a CDS encoding TrkH family potassium uptake protein, yielding MHIRTVLNIIAILLLILDGFLLACGALAYYYGEYLSMRGFLFAAIGSGGAAGIILALTRKKVKQTLSPRDGFMFVTLSWITASAVGALPFWISGAIPGYADAFFETMSGFSTTGASILTNIEAMPKSLLFWRSLTHWLGGMGIVVLAVAILPLLGIGGMQLMRAEAPGPSVDKITPRIAVTAKYLWLIYIGFTVIETVLLMFGGMDLYESLTHAFGTVATGGFSTKNLSIKHFDSAYIDWVVTLFMVLAGINFTLHFRLLMGNLGELRKNTELKAYLAIFIAASIAISIGLYGKVYEDYSESLRYAAFQAASFVTTTGYATDNYENWPIFAQMILFMLMFVGGCAGSTGGGIKVIRIVTLLKQGLNEMKFLIHPRGVFILRLSGYPVRKNIVYAISGFFYLYIFLLLVVMLIVSTSGADLTTSITTALATVGNIGPGFGLVGPVDNYAFYPDYVKWVLSFAMLVGRLELYTVLVLFTPMFWRK
- the trkA gene encoding Trk system potassium transporter TrkA, which codes for MKIVIAGAGEVGFHIAQQLVQENRDVVIIEKDQERAKHAGNHLDCMVINDDATNVETLKKAGVGKAAAFISATDYDEVNMISCFIVASEFNVPIKIARVRSLKYSKTRLFNGNVHSGIDFVVNPEIEAAKSIVSNVQHGAMSDIFHFNDSEIQLRDIYIDDEHPFLERALKDVKGRLREDFIVAGILRNDQITIPDGDTVIKEGDHVFVVATSQTFEKVFAKIGNPKRRIRSVIIAGGGRTGRYVAEKLLRLGRSVSIVDKDYEKCKEIAADFPKALVINGDISDQSVFEDESLAGSDLIITTTSNEELNILTAIYGKTLGIKKAIALVNKSNYMHISAQLGLNSTVSPKSSSVNAIMKYMRRGNILNVYKIFEGQAEVTELSLPQGAGLTGKALKDVKLPSGALIVAVTRGDQNYIPDGSFVLEDGDRIITFSGKEASQELSEMFSG